The genomic interval GCTCCGGGACCTGGAAACCGGCGAGCTGCTGGAGCGGCGTCGGGCTGCCGTAGTAGTCGGCCAGGATGCCCGCGAACATCTGCGGGTGCGCCCGGCCGGTGCGGATCGCGGCGAAGTCGTCCTTCGCGACCTCCACGGCCTTCGCCATCTTCTGCTCGGCTTCGCGGAGAGCTTCGTCGATCACGACATTCCTCGCTTCCTCTGGGCCGCGTCGATGCGGCCACTCCTACTGCGCCTTGTGACACCCGATCCTAGTGGTACACCGCCGTACGCCGGGTTATTGCCCCCGGGAGACGACCGTGCCGATCTTCTCGCCGTGGATCACCCGGGCGATGTTGCCCTCTTCGAGGCCGAAGATGACGATCGGCAAGGCGTTGTCACGGGCCAGGCTGATCGCGGTGGCGTCGGCCACCCGCAGGCCGCGGGCCAGGAAGTCGTCGTACGACAACTGGTCGAACTTGACCGCGTCCGGGTTCTTCTTCGGGTCGGAGTCGTAGACGCCGTCCACACCCTGTTTGCCCATCAGCAGCGCCTCGGCGCCGACCTCCAGCGCGCGCTGGGCGGCGACGGTGTCGGTGGAGAAGTACGGCATGCCGGAACCGGCGCCGAAGATGACCACGCGGCCCTTCTCCAGGTGCCGCTCGGCCTTGCGCGGGATGTACGGCTCGGCGACCTGGCCCATCGTGATCGCGGTCTGCACCCGGGTCTCGATACCGAGCTTCTCCAGGAAGTCCTGCAGGGCCAGGCAGTTCATCACGGTGCCGAGCATGCCCATGTAGTCGGCCCGGTTCCGCTCCATGCCGCGCTGCTGCAGCTCGGCGCCGCGGAAGAAGTTGCCGCCGCCGACCACCACGGCGACCTGGACACCGGCCCGGGCCACGTCGGCGATCTGCTTGGCGATCGAGTTCACGACGTCGGGATCGACGCCGAGCTTGCCGCCGCCGAACACCTCACCCGACAGCTTCAGCAGCACCCGGTGGTAGGCCGGGGCGAACGGCGAAGAGGCCGGATTCGTCTCGGTACCCAGGGTTTCCGTCACGATTCCGGCCTCCTCGTTCGTTGCTGTCCGTTCAGATCCTTCGCGGGATCAGGCGCCGACCTCGAAGCGGGCGAACCGCTTCACGGTCACACCGGCCTCGTCGAGCACGGCCTTCACGGACTTCTTGTTCTCGGTCACCGACGGCTGCTCGAGCAGTACGACGTCCTTGAAGAAGCCGTTCACCCGGCCCTCGACGATCTTCGGCAGGGCGCCTTCCGGCTTGCCCTCCTCGCGGGCGGTCGCCTCGGCGATCCGCTTCTCGTTCTCGACCGTCTCGGCCGGGACCTCGTCGCGGGTGGTGTACAGCGGGCGCATCGCGGCGGCCTGCATGGCGGCGCCACGGGCGGCCTCGACGTTGTCGCCCTCGAACTCGACCAGCACGCCGACCTGGGCCGGCAGGTCCGCGGCACGCTTGTGCATGTACGCGGTCACCTTGCCGTCGAAGACGGCCACCTTGCCGAGCTCCAGCTTCTCGCCGATGACGGCGGCCAGGGCCTCGATGTTCTCGGCGACCGACTTGCCGTCGGTCAGCTTCTCGGTCAGCAGGCCCTCGACGTCGCCGACCTTGCTCGCCGAGGCGTGCGCGACGATGTCGGCGGCGAGCTGCTGGAACTGCTCGTTCTTGGCGACGAAGTCGGTCTCGCAGTTGAGCTGGACCAGCGCGTTCTCCGCCGCGGCCACCAGGCCGTTGGTGGCGGACCGCTCGGCGCCACGCTTCTGCGCCTTGGCCGCGCCCTTGATGCGCAGCTCCTCGATCGCCTTCTCGAAGTCGCCGTCGGTCGCCTCGAGCGCCTTCTTCGCGTCCATCATGCCCGCGCCGGTGGTGTCGCGGAGCTTCTTCACGTCAGCGGCGGTGTAGTTCGCCATTCCTCGTTCTCTCGTCTTGTCGATGCGGCTGGATGGGCGGAGCAGGCCCG from Kribbella sp. NBC_00709 carries:
- the tsf gene encoding translation elongation factor Ts; its protein translation is MANYTAADVKKLRDTTGAGMMDAKKALEATDGDFEKAIEELRIKGAAKAQKRGAERSATNGLVAAAENALVQLNCETDFVAKNEQFQQLAADIVAHASASKVGDVEGLLTEKLTDGKSVAENIEALAAVIGEKLELGKVAVFDGKVTAYMHKRAADLPAQVGVLVEFEGDNVEAARGAAMQAAAMRPLYTTRDEVPAETVENEKRIAEATAREEGKPEGALPKIVEGRVNGFFKDVVLLEQPSVTENKKSVKAVLDEAGVTVKRFARFEVGA
- the pyrH gene encoding UMP kinase encodes the protein MTETLGTETNPASSPFAPAYHRVLLKLSGEVFGGGKLGVDPDVVNSIAKQIADVARAGVQVAVVVGGGNFFRGAELQQRGMERNRADYMGMLGTVMNCLALQDFLEKLGIETRVQTAITMGQVAEPYIPRKAERHLEKGRVVIFGAGSGMPYFSTDTVAAQRALEVGAEALLMGKQGVDGVYDSDPKKNPDAVKFDQLSYDDFLARGLRVADATAISLARDNALPIVIFGLEEGNIARVIHGEKIGTVVSRGQ